One window of the Panulirus ornatus isolate Po-2019 chromosome 12, ASM3632096v1, whole genome shotgun sequence genome contains the following:
- the LOC139752155 gene encoding uncharacterized protein has protein sequence MMATAPLLLAALVLMAGGALANIAKENTTFELPCPGEGDLAYFLLHGRGHVMPVFYESEDIAVYDNGSIIFQSIRVEDEGTHLCVRQHNTSYYAHPVSIRVRPLPPTNMWEYTYKSQFVTGLIASLVIASIFALSCVVYKKQWKRSTHDKIVEPIVNAEGYDNPVMNTLEEGETPSTHM, from the exons ATGATGGCCACGGCACCTCTCCTGCTGGCGGCGCTGGTCCTCATGGCTGGGGGCGCCTTAGCCAACATCGCGAAAGAGAACACCACC TTCGAGTTGCCCTGCCCTGGAGAAGGTGACCTGGCGTACTTCCTGCTCCATGGTCGAGGTCATGTCATGCCCGTTTTCTACGAGAGTGAAGACATCGCCGTCTACGATAATGGAAGCATCATTTTCCAG TCTATCAGGGTGGAGGACGAGGGGACGCACTTGTGTGTACGGCAGCACAACACCTCGTACTACGCTCATCCAGTCTCCATCCGGGTCCGACCTCTCCCGCCGACGAACATGTGGGAATACACCTACAAG TCGCAGTTCGTGACGGGCCTGATAGCCTCCCTGGTGATCGCCTCCATCTTCGCCCTGTCTTGCGTCGTCTACAAGAAGCAGTGGAAAAGATCGACGCATGATAAGA TTGTGGAGCCGATCGTCAATGCAGAGGGCTACGACAACCCCGTCATGAACACCCTGGAGGAGGGAGAAACCCCGAGTACCCATATGTAA